From a single Flavobacterium sp. genomic region:
- the rpsG gene encoding 30S ribosomal protein S7, whose amino-acid sequence MRKRAAKKRPLLPDPKFNDQLVTRFVNNLMWDGKKSTAFKVFYDALEIVETKKQDAEKSALEVWKDALTNVMPHVEVRSRRVGGATFQIPMQIRPDRKISYAIKWMILYARRRNEKSMAGKLASEILAAAKEEGAAVKKRMDTHKMADANKAFSHFRF is encoded by the coding sequence ATGAGAAAAAGAGCGGCCAAAAAAAGACCACTTTTACCAGATCCAAAATTTAACGATCAGTTAGTAACACGTTTCGTGAACAACTTAATGTGGGATGGTAAAAAATCAACAGCTTTTAAAGTTTTCTATGATGCATTAGAAATCGTTGAAACTAAAAAGCAAGATGCAGAAAAATCTGCTTTAGAAGTATGGAAAGATGCATTAACAAATGTTATGCCTCACGTAGAAGTTCGTTCACGTAGAGTGGGTGGAGCTACATTCCAAATTCCAATGCAAATTCGTCCAGATAGAAAGATTTCTTATGCTATCAAATGGATGATTCTTTATGCAAGAAGAAGAAACGAAAAATCAATGGCAGGTAAATTAGCTTCTGAAATCTTAGCTGCGGCTAAAGAAGAAGGTGCTGCTGTTAAGAAAAGAATGGATACTCACAAAATGGCAGATGCTAATAAAGCATTCTCTCACTTTAGATTTTAA
- the rplC gene encoding 50S ribosomal protein L3, protein MSGLIGRKIGMTSIFDENGKNIPCTVIECGPCVVTQVRTNEVDGYSAIQLGFDDKAEKRSIKAELGHFKKAGTAAKKKVVEFKGFDQEYKLGDVIAVDLFAEGEFVDVVGVSKGRGFQGVVKRHGFGGVGQATHGQHNRLRAPGSVGASSYPSRVFKGMRMAGRMGGDNVTVQNLRVLKVVGEKNLLVIKGCVPGHKNSYVIIQK, encoded by the coding sequence ATGTCTGGGTTAATCGGAAGAAAAATTGGCATGACTAGCATCTTTGATGAGAACGGGAAAAATATTCCTTGTACTGTAATCGAGTGTGGTCCATGCGTTGTTACCCAAGTCAGAACCAATGAAGTAGATGGATATTCTGCTATTCAGTTAGGTTTCGATGACAAAGCTGAAAAACGTTCTATTAAAGCTGAGTTAGGTCACTTTAAGAAAGCGGGAACAGCTGCGAAGAAGAAAGTCGTTGAATTCAAAGGTTTTGATCAGGAGTACAAATTAGGCGATGTAATCGCTGTTGACTTATTCGCCGAAGGTGAATTTGTTGATGTTGTAGGAGTTTCTAAAGGTAGAGGATTTCAAGGAGTTGTTAAACGTCATGGTTTTGGCGGTGTTGGACAAGCAACACATGGTCAACATAACCGTTTAAGAGCGCCTGGTTCTGTAGGAGCTTCATCTTATCCATCTAGAGTATTCAAAGGAATGCGTATGGCTGGAAGAATGGGAGGAGATAATGTAACAGTACAAAACCTTAGAGTTTTAAAAGTGGTTGGTGAGAAAAATCTTTTAGTAATAAAAGGTTGTGTACCAGGTCACAAAAACTCTTATGTAATCATTCAGAAGTAA
- the rpsL gene encoding 30S ribosomal protein S12 → MPTIQQLVRTGRTQITKKSKSAALDSCPQRRGVCTRVYTTTPKKPNSAMRKVARVRLTNGNEVNAYIPGEGHNLQEHSIVLVRGGRVKDLPGVRYHIVRGALDTAGVAGRTQRRSKYGAKRPKPGQAPAPTGKKK, encoded by the coding sequence ATGCCAACAATTCAACAATTAGTAAGAACAGGGAGAACCCAAATAACTAAGAAGAGTAAATCGGCTGCTTTAGATTCTTGTCCTCAAAGAAGAGGTGTGTGTACTCGTGTTTACACAACAACTCCTAAAAAACCAAACTCAGCAATGAGAAAGGTAGCTAGGGTTCGTTTAACAAACGGTAACGAGGTGAATGCATACATTCCTGGAGAAGGTCACAATCTGCAAGAGCACTCGATAGTATTAGTTAGAGGTGGAAGAGTAAAAGATTTACCAGGTGTACGTTACCACATCGTACGTGGAGCATTAGACACTGCGGGTGTTGCAGGAAGAACACAACGTAGATCTAAGTATGGAGCAAAACGTCCAAAACCAGGACAAGCACCTGCACCAACTGGAAAGAAAAAGTAA
- the rpsJ gene encoding 30S ribosomal protein S10 — MSQKIRIKLKSYDHMLVDKSAEKIVKTVKSTGAVVTGPIPLPTHKKIFTVLRSPHVNKKSREQFELSSYKRLLDIYSSSSKTIDALMKLELPSGVEVEIKV, encoded by the coding sequence ATGAGTCAAAAAATCAGAATAAAATTAAAATCTTACGATCACATGTTGGTTGATAAATCAGCAGAGAAGATTGTAAAAACTGTAAAAAGTACAGGTGCAGTAGTGACGGGTCCAATTCCATTACCAACTCACAAAAAGATTTTTACTGTATTACGTTCTCCACACGTTAACAAAAAATCAAGAGAGCAGTTCGAATTAAGTTCATACAAGAGACTATTAGATATCTATAGTTCTTCTTCAAAAACAATCGATGCTTTAATGAAATTAGAGTTACCAAGCGGAGTTGAAGTAGAAATCAAAGTATAA
- the fusA gene encoding elongation factor G produces the protein MARDLKYTRNIGIAAHIDAGKTTTTERILFYTGKSHKIGEVHDGAATMDWMAQEQERGITITSAATTCEWNFPTEQGKVLPETLPYHFNIIDTPGHVDFTVEVNRSLRVLDGLVFLFSAVDGVEPQSETNWRLADQYRVPRMGFVNKMDRQGSNFLNVCQQVRDMLKSNAVAITLPIGEENDFKGVVDLVKNQAIIWHDETQGATFDIVPIPADMVDEVKEYRSILIEEIATYDENLLEKYMEDENSITEEEINTALRAATIDMAIIPMIAGSSFKNKGVQFMLDAVCKYLPSPMDKEGIEGIHPDDADLLEEDQKKILRRPDPKEPFAALAFKIATDPYVGRLAFFRAYSGRLDAGSYILNTRSGNKERISRIYQMHANKQNPIEYIEAGDIGAAVGFKDIKTGDTMCDEKHPIILESMKFPDPVIGIAIEPKTKADVDKMGMALAKLAEEDPTFTVRTDEASGQTIISGMGELHLDILVDRMKREFKVEVNQGEPQVEYKEAFTKSAQHRETYKKQSGGRGKFGDIVFRLEPADLVDGKAPMGLQFVNEVKGGNVPKEYIPAVEKGFREAMKAGPLAGYAVDSLKVTLLDGSFHPVDSDALSFELAAKMGYKEVGRAAGAVILEPIMKIEVITPEENMGDIVGDLNRRRGQVNDMGDRNGAKTIKADVPLSEMFGYVTTLRTLSSGRATSTMEFSHYAETPSNISEAVIKKAKGNA, from the coding sequence ATGGCTAGAGATTTAAAATATACAAGAAATATTGGAATTGCTGCTCACATTGATGCTGGTAAAACAACAACAACTGAGCGTATCTTATTCTATACAGGAAAATCACACAAAATTGGTGAAGTACATGATGGTGCTGCAACAATGGACTGGATGGCACAAGAGCAAGAAAGAGGTATTACAATTACTTCAGCTGCTACAACTTGTGAATGGAATTTCCCAACAGAGCAAGGAAAAGTATTGCCAGAGACATTACCATACCACTTTAATATTATCGATACACCGGGACACGTTGACTTTACAGTTGAGGTAAACCGTTCGTTACGTGTATTAGATGGTTTAGTATTCTTATTTAGTGCGGTTGATGGTGTTGAGCCTCAATCTGAAACTAACTGGAGATTAGCTGACCAATACAGAGTTCCACGTATGGGATTCGTAAACAAAATGGACCGTCAAGGTTCTAACTTCTTAAATGTTTGTCAACAAGTTAGAGATATGTTAAAATCTAACGCTGTTGCAATTACTTTACCAATTGGTGAAGAAAATGACTTTAAAGGAGTTGTTGACTTAGTAAAAAACCAAGCTATTATTTGGCATGACGAAACACAAGGGGCAACTTTTGATATCGTGCCTATTCCAGCTGATATGGTTGACGAAGTAAAAGAGTATCGTTCAATTTTAATTGAAGAGATTGCTACTTACGACGAAAACTTGTTGGAGAAATACATGGAAGATGAAAACTCTATTACTGAGGAAGAAATCAATACAGCTTTAAGAGCTGCTACAATTGACATGGCTATCATTCCTATGATTGCTGGTTCTTCTTTCAAAAATAAAGGTGTTCAGTTCATGTTAGATGCAGTATGTAAATACTTACCATCTCCAATGGATAAAGAAGGTATCGAAGGAATTCACCCTGATGATGCTGACTTATTAGAAGAAGATCAAAAGAAAATTTTACGTCGTCCTGATCCAAAAGAGCCGTTTGCAGCTTTAGCATTTAAAATTGCTACTGACCCTTATGTTGGACGTTTAGCTTTCTTCCGTGCTTATTCAGGTCGTTTAGATGCAGGTTCTTATATTTTGAATACACGTTCAGGAAACAAAGAGCGTATATCTCGTATTTACCAAATGCACGCTAACAAACAAAATCCAATCGAATATATTGAGGCTGGAGATATTGGAGCTGCTGTAGGATTTAAAGATATCAAGACTGGAGATACAATGTGTGATGAAAAACACCCAATTATCCTTGAGTCAATGAAATTCCCTGATCCTGTAATTGGTATCGCAATTGAGCCAAAAACAAAAGCTGACGTAGATAAAATGGGTATGGCTTTAGCTAAATTAGCTGAAGAAGATCCAACATTTACAGTTAGAACTGATGAGGCTTCAGGTCAAACGATTATTTCAGGTATGGGTGAGTTACACTTAGACATCCTTGTGGATCGTATGAAACGTGAGTTTAAAGTTGAGGTTAACCAAGGTGAGCCACAAGTAGAATATAAAGAAGCGTTCACAAAATCAGCACAACACAGAGAAACTTACAAAAAGCAATCTGGAGGTCGTGGTAAATTTGGTGATATCGTATTCCGTTTAGAACCTGCTGATTTAGTAGACGGTAAAGCTCCTATGGGATTACAGTTTGTTAATGAAGTTAAAGGTGGTAACGTACCAAAAGAATATATTCCAGCTGTTGAAAAAGGTTTCAGGGAAGCTATGAAAGCAGGTCCTCTAGCAGGATATGCAGTAGATAGTTTAAAAGTAACTTTATTAGACGGATCTTTCCACCCTGTGGATTCTGATGCTCTTTCTTTTGAATTAGCAGCTAAAATGGGATATAAAGAAGTAGGTCGTGCTGCTGGTGCAGTTATTCTTGAGCCAATCATGAAAATTGAAGTTATTACTCCAGAAGAAAATATGGGTGATATCGTTGGTGACTTGAACCGTCGTAGAGGTCAAGTAAATGACATGGGTGATAGAAATGGTGCTAAAACTATCAAAGCAGATGTGCCTTTATCAGAAATGTTTGGTTATGTAACTACATTAAGAACATTATCATCAGGTAGAGCTACATCAACAATGGAGTTTTCACATTATGCAGAAACACCTTCTAATATTTCAGAAGCTGTAATCAAAAAAGCAAAAGGTAACGCTTAA
- the rplB gene encoding 50S ribosomal protein L2 has product MSVRKLKPITPGQRFRVVNSFDTITTDKPERSLIAPKKNSGGRNSQGKMTMRYTGGGHKQKYRIIDFKRTKDGIPATVKTIEYDPNRSAFISLLYYADGAKTYIIAQNGLQVGQTVVSGVDASPEIGNAMPLSKIPLGTVISCIELRPGQGAVIARSAGTFAQLMARDGKYATIKMPSGETRLILLTCSATIGAVSNSDHQLIVSGKAGRSRWLGRRPRTRPVAMNPVDHPMGGGEGRSSGGHPRSRKGLPAKGYRTRSKVNPSNKYIVERRKK; this is encoded by the coding sequence ATGTCAGTTAGAAAATTAAAACCTATTACCCCGGGTCAGCGATTTAGAGTTGTTAATAGCTTTGACACTATTACAACTGATAAGCCGGAGCGTTCATTGATCGCACCGAAAAAAAACTCTGGAGGTAGAAATAGTCAAGGAAAAATGACCATGCGTTACACAGGCGGTGGTCACAAACAAAAGTATCGTATTATCGATTTTAAAAGAACTAAAGATGGGATTCCAGCTACAGTTAAAACAATCGAGTACGATCCAAATCGTTCAGCTTTTATTTCATTATTGTATTATGCTGATGGAGCTAAAACTTACATCATTGCACAAAATGGATTACAAGTTGGACAAACTGTAGTTTCAGGTGTTGATGCGTCTCCAGAAATTGGAAATGCAATGCCTTTAAGTAAGATTCCTCTAGGAACTGTTATTTCGTGTATCGAATTAAGACCAGGTCAAGGAGCTGTTATCGCTCGTTCTGCAGGAACTTTTGCTCAATTGATGGCAAGAGATGGAAAATATGCTACAATTAAAATGCCATCAGGTGAAACAAGATTAATCTTGTTAACTTGTTCAGCAACAATTGGAGCAGTTTCTAATTCAGACCACCAATTAATCGTATCAGGTAAAGCTGGTAGATCAAGATGGTTAGGTAGAAGACCAAGAACAAGACCAGTAGCAATGAACCCAGTAGATCACCCTATGGGAGGTGGTGAAGGACGTTCATCTGGAGGTCATCCACGTTCTAGAAAAGGTTTACCTGCTAAAGGTTATAGAACTCGTTCTAAAGTTAACCCGAGTAATAAGTATATTGTAGAACGTAGAAAGAAATAA
- the rplW gene encoding 50S ribosomal protein L23, whose translation MSIIIKPIITEKITKDGEIFNRFGFVVVKTANKIQIKNAIEAAFGVNVVNVNTMNYRADRSVKYTKSGLISGKTNAYKKAIVQVQEGETIDFYTNI comes from the coding sequence ATGAGTATCATAATTAAGCCTATTATAACTGAGAAAATAACTAAAGATGGTGAAATTTTTAACCGTTTTGGTTTTGTAGTTGTTAAAACTGCTAACAAAATTCAAATCAAAAATGCTATTGAAGCTGCTTTTGGTGTGAATGTAGTTAACGTTAATACAATGAACTATAGAGCTGATAGAAGTGTTAAATATACTAAAAGTGGTTTAATCAGTGGGAAAACAAATGCTTACAAAAAAGCAATTGTACAAGTTCAAGAGGGAGAAACAATAGATTTTTATACTAATATCTAA
- the rplD gene encoding 50S ribosomal protein L4, with translation MEVKVLDINGKETGRKVQLSDSVFAIEPNKHAVYLDVKQYLANQRQGNHKAKERAEVAGSTRKIKKQKGTGTARAGSAKNPLFKGGGTVFGPRPRSYSFKLNKNLKRLARKSAFSLKVKESNLVVVEDFTFDTPNTKNFINVLKSLGLENKKSLFVLGDTNKNVYLSSRNLKTSNVVTTSELSTYAILNAKSLVLLEGSVDVIEANLSK, from the coding sequence ATGGAAGTAAAAGTTTTAGATATCAACGGAAAAGAAACTGGAAGAAAAGTTCAACTTTCTGATTCAGTTTTCGCAATCGAGCCAAACAAACATGCTGTATATTTAGATGTAAAGCAATATTTGGCGAATCAAAGACAAGGGAACCACAAAGCTAAAGAAAGAGCTGAAGTTGCAGGAAGTACTCGTAAAATTAAAAAACAAAAAGGAACAGGTACTGCTCGTGCAGGATCTGCTAAAAATCCATTGTTTAAAGGTGGAGGTACAGTTTTTGGACCAAGACCAAGAAGCTATTCATTCAAATTGAACAAAAACTTAAAAAGATTAGCTCGTAAATCAGCTTTTTCTTTGAAAGTAAAAGAGTCAAATTTAGTGGTAGTTGAAGATTTTACATTTGATACACCAAACACTAAAAATTTCATTAACGTATTGAAATCTTTAGGGTTAGAGAATAAAAAATCTTTATTTGTGTTGGGTGATACAAATAAAAATGTATATTTGTCGTCACGAAATTTAAAAACGTCTAACGTTGTAACCACTTCAGAATTAAGTACTTATGCGATTTTAAACGCAAAAAGTCTAGTTCTTTTAGAAGGTTCTGTAGATGTAATTGAAGCTAATTTAAGTAAATAA